GTGGTTAGAATGTAGCAATCACATTCAAACCACTCGCTTTGGTCGCGTCGCTAATGTAACCCACGGTATTCGGGTTACTACGCACGAACTCAAGTACCTGTTCATCAGTTTCTAGTACACGAAGCTCCACCGCTCGCCCGGTAAACAATAAGCGAGACCAATGAGCTTTCATCTGGTCTGGCGAACGTCCAACAAAAGAGTTCTCAAATGTGTTACGCGCATCGCTACCTTCCGGTAAATTTGCAGCAATGAACTGTCGTGACTGCCCCAAATAAATGCGTCGAACAATTTCCGCGTCTATCTCACTTTGAGAAATAATCGCACCTTCTGCAGAAGCATGAGGCGCATGAGAAATACCTAAAGCGAATAGGAGCGCCAATAAAGCATGCGAAATTAACTTGTGCATATTCATAATTTCACTCCTTAAAACACGGTTTGAATAGCGAACGTGACCAGAGTTGCATCAGTATTCGCAGTGTTGTCTTCAGCTTGTGTAACATCAACTTTGAATGCGACACCTGTATCAAAATCGTAGCGTAAACCAAACGTCGTATAATCCATTCGACTTACTTGTGATGCTGCAACGCCAGCCAAGCTCGGTGCGAGCGCTGCATAAGGCGGTAATCCTGGAAGTTCATCTGCAACGGGAGAAGTGCTCGGAAGCACGGCTTCTGGTGTTGAACGATCATCTTTAGTTTGCTCATAAGTTACATGCAAAGTTAACTTACCGAAACGCTTACCTGCAGTGAGGTATTGGCTTTGCTGCTCAGCAATTAAACTATTGTCTACTTCTAACTGAGTAAGCTCACCACCGACAAACCAATTGAAATTGTCGTACATGAAACCTAAACCACCGAAGGTTCCTTTGTCCTCATTCGGTAACAATGCATCAGCGGCCTCAGGCACACCATACGCATTCAGAACTTGAACTAGACCAAGCAAATCTGGGTCCTGCACATCAAGGGTTACTGGGTCGGATACAAAATAGGCCGCTCGGAGTGTCCAATTCCCAATATTGCTTGTAATGTTAGCTCCCAAGATATTCTTCACATCTGCTTCTACTGTGGATCCAGCAAAGCTGATGTCGTCATTAAATCGACCAGCAACGAACTGCGTATTGACTGTTGCAGAGCCTATAAAAGCATTATTGTTCAAGCTCGCGCCCGTGTAGGTATCGAACGGAACTCTGTACACACTCGCCGGTGGGCGCACCCAATGATAGGTATACCCCACGTCTATTGAATCTGAGTACGTGTAGGTGGGTAATCTGAGTTGCCCCGCATTGAGAGTCCAGTTCTCGTTCAAGCGGTATTGTAAATAGCCCCACTCCAACTCCAGATCGAAGCTGTTTTCGGCGCGACCAATAACCTGAACGGTCGCACTTAGGCGTTCAGATATTTGAGAAGTGCCCTGTAGAGCAAACAAAGTATCAGGTTTAAATCCAATATCGTCGGTGTATCCGAAAAGCTCTTCGTTACTACCGGAGGTAAATCCCGCACCTACGTTTGCAAATCCACTCCATTGAATTTCCGCTGCTGCTTGGGTTGAAAACAAACCAGCAAGCGCCAGTGCAGAAACAATTGACGTTTTATTCATAAGGGTTCCTCATTAGGACTACACAAGACTCAATCGAATTATAGCCCTAACTTAGAATAAAGTTGCATTTTTCTTACGAATTTTAGCAAAATTCCGCGTAAACCCTCGCCCAATCGGGCGGGGATACAAGCGGGAACCGCGCAGCGGTTCTAATCAGGCGTTGTCTGACTTTGCACATACTCTTTCAGTGTTTCGATCGTTGCCGCGCCTGCACTGCAGGCAAAGTAAGAACGTGACCAGAGCGCTGCACTTTTGCTTTGCCGAGGGATATGGGTATTGAGTATGCGTATCCGGCGTGATGAAACCGATTTCAGGTTGTTCACCATGACGCTGATCGCCAGCTTCGGCGGATAAGCTATCCGCAGGTGAACATGATCTGATTCACCGTCCATTTCCAGTAGGTCGCATTCCAGCTTTTCACAAGCCGACTCAAACGCTTCGCGCAGTTGCTGAATCATATAACCATCAAACAGTTTTCGTCGGTACTTGGTGGTAAAGACCAGATGTACAACCAGCTTGGTGACGCTGTGGCGTTTTCGGAGGTAGCCTGATAACAATTCTTTATGATGCACACTCACTTGAAATATGACCTTGGTATTTTACAATAGAAAAATTATATCAATGAGCACTGAAATGTTAAAGGCCACGAAAGTACGCATCTACCCGACCCCTGAACAGGCGGAATATCTCAACCGCCAGTTCGGTGCAGTGCGGTTCGTGTACAACAAGGCGCTGCATATCATCAGCTCACAATACAAACGCCACGGCCTGAAGCTTAAGGCCAAGAAAGACCTTAAGCCGTTGTTGGCGATAGCGAAAAAGTCCCGCAAGTATCACTGGCTCAATGATTTTGATTCGATTGCACTTCAGCAAGCGTGCATCAACCTCGATAAAGCCTTCCAGAACTTTTTTGACCCGAAGCTGCCTTCCCGCTATCCCAAGTTCAAGCGCAAGCATGCCAAGCAATCCAGCTACCACTGCATGAACGTCAGCGCGGGTGATCACTGGATCAAGGTGCCGAAGATGAAGCCGATCAAAGCACGGGTTCACCGTGCGCTGGACGGAAAGCTCAAGAGCATCACTTTGTCGCGCACGGCAACAGGAAAATACTACGCCTCGCTGTTGGTCGAAGATAACGTAGCAGCACCGGCACCCGCGCAGAGCGTTGATACCGTATTAGGCCTTGATATGGGGCTAACTCATTTGGCTATCGACTCCGAAGGAAACAAAACGGCGAATCCCCGTTTCCTGAAACGTGCCGCCGCCAACCTTCGACACAAGCAAAAAGCCCTGTCCCGCTGCCAGAAAGGCAGTAAAGGTCGTATGAAGGCACGGTTGAAGCTGGCCAAGGCGCATGAACGTCTAGCGAATGCCCGTGCTGACTTTCAGCACAAGCTGTCCCGACAACTGATTGACGAAAACCAAGCGGTGGTTGTCGAGACGCTAAAAGTAAAAAACCTGCTTAAGAACCGGCACCTGGCGAAGCATATTGCAGATGCCAGCTGGTTCGGATTGATCCAGAAGTTGGAGTACAAGGCCAAAGCACAAGGTAAGCATCTGGTTAAAATCGACCAGTGGTTCGCCAGCTCCAAGACCTGTTCTTGCGGTGGACACAAGGTAGACACCCTGCCGTTGTCGGTTCGCACCTGGGCATGCCCAGCTTGTTCGTCACAGCTAGACCGCGACATCAACGCCGCGATCAATATCCGCCAGCAGGGTGTTATCAAACTACGGGCCGAAGGACTGTCGGTTCCTGCCAATGGAGGCTTGCGTAAATCCGGCCACGCGCCGGTTGCTGCCTGAGAAGTTGGAAGCCTCGCCCGATAGGGCGGGGAGCAGTCACGGGAGAATGACTAAGAAATTTGATTGCGCTTCCACTCAGTCTCTTTTTCTTGGCGTGTTTTTTCAGCCATACGGGCTTGCTTCTTGTCACAAGGCTTATCACAATCACATGCCTTGTCCATACCTAGAGCACCGATACCCCCACAACTACCAGAGATTGCCTTGCGCTGAATAAGCACACCCACAGCCATACCGCCGAATACCAGCAGCATCAAAATAAACGCGAGAATTAGAGTTTGCATGGACTACCTCACCGTGCGCATTGCAGCTGAAAGTTAACTAGAGAAAATACGTTTGAATGCCGTACTAGTATAACTTTTTGACGCGCCGTTTTCATCCACCAATATGTCAACCGGTATATTCAAACGCTCGGCCTTCTGCAACGCTTCTTCAACGTTCATTTGCGCTAACCAAAAACTCAGAGCCGAAGCCGAAGCTGCGGTGTCATGCACTACAATGACAAGCTCCCCCTTGGGCGTGTTACTCCAGCCAAGGGCTTGGTTTTTGAGTCCAAAGTCGCCTGCATTGGCCACACGGGTTACCCAAGGTTCGCGCTCTAAATTAAAACCACTCGCGCGTACCTGCCCGTTTAGCGACACTTGGTAATGCTCTATACTCATTAAATCCATTAAGTGGGCGAGGCGGTCAACAATAAAGCCCTGCAGCACAATATCCATATTCACTTGAACATTTCGAGAAGATTTAAAAAGCTGATGGTTACGCAGTTGAATGGAGGGCTCGCCCTGATCTTCAACAGAGAGAATCGGTAATTCTCCACCCGAGAGTTCGTAGGCGCCTAATCCAGCGAAAATAAACTCTTCGAGCTCACGAGTGAGCACTACCGGTTGGGTGCTGTCCCACTGATTTAAACGTGAAATTTGAGAATCAGGGAGTGTGCTTGAGAATTGCTGTTCTAAATGCGCGATCAACCCTTCCATACGCCCCTGAACGCGAGATTCAGTTTGGTTAGCGTTCACAGGTAAATAGTGCACTTGGAACAACATTTCCCCTACTTGCCCTTGCACCACGCGCACTTCTTGCGAAGGCCCGCATGCGGTTAGAAGCAAAGCAAGAAAAAAGGCTAGCCCCGAGGGAGCTAGCCATTTTCGGTACAACTTAACCACCGAAGTCATCCAACATAATGTTTTCGTCTTCGACACCCAAGTCTTTCAACATGTTAATCACCGCCGCATTCATTACGGGCGGACCACACATGTAGAATTCGCAGTCTTCTGGTGCAGGATGGTTTTTCAAATAGTTCTCGAACAGAACATTATGAATAAACCCAGTGTACCCTTCCCAATTATCTTCAGGGAGCGGATCAGAGAGTGCTACGTGCCATTCAAAGTTATCGTTTTCGCGTTGTAACATGTCGAAATCATCAACATAGAACATTTCACGCTTCGAACGTGCACCGTACCAGAAGCTCACCTTACGCTTGGTTTTCAATCGGCGCATTTGGTCAAAGATATGCGAACGCATAGGCGCCATACCTGCACCACCCCCAATGAATACCATTTCCGCTTCTGTTTCTTTCGCGAAGAACTCACCGAATGGGCCAGAAATTGTCGCCTTATCGCCCGCTTTCAAGCTGAAAATATATGAAGACATCTTCCCTGGTGGAAGGCTCATATCACTTGGCGGTGGCGTAGCAATACGCACGTTCAACATGATCATGCCTTCTTCTTCCGGATAGTTCGCCATAGAGTATGCGCGGATCGTTTCGTCATCTACCTTGCTTTCAAGGTTAAAGATACCGAACTTCTCCCAATCACCACGGAAACGCTCTGCTACGTCGAAATCTTTAAATTTCACATGGTAAGGCGGCGCTTCGATCTGAATATACCCCCCTGCACGGAAAGGTACAGACTCACCGTCTGGAATTTCCAAGACCAACTCTTTAATAAAGGTTGCTACGTTGTCATTAGAGCGAACGGTACAATCCCATTTCTTGATCCCGAAGACTTCTTCCTCAAGTTCAATTTTCATGTTTTGCTTTACGTTCACTTGGCACGACAAACGTGCGCCATGGCGCGCTTCACCACGAGAAATGTGGTCACGCTCTGTAGGCAGAATGTCTCCACCGCCTTCTTTAATGTGCACGATACATTGGCCACAAGAGCCACCAC
This genomic interval from Idiomarinaceae bacterium HL-53 contains the following:
- a CDS encoding putative transposase, producing the protein MLKATKVRIYPTPEQAEYLNRQFGAVRFVYNKALHIISSQYKRHGLKLKAKKDLKPLLAIAKKSRKYHWLNDFDSIALQQACINLDKAFQNFFDPKLPSRYPKFKRKHAKQSSYHCMNVSAGDHWIKVPKMKPIKARVHRALDGKLKSITLSRTATGKYYASLLVEDNVAAPAPAQSVDTVLGLDMGLTHLAIDSEGNKTANPRFLKRAAANLRHKQKALSRCQKGSKGRMKARLKLAKAHERLANARADFQHKLSRQLIDENQAVVVETLKVKNLLKNRHLAKHIADASWFGLIQKLEYKAKAQGKHLVKIDQWFASSKTCSCGGHKVDTLPLSVRTWACPACSSQLDRDINAAINIRQQGVIKLRAEGLSVPANGGLRKSGHAPVAA
- a CDS encoding Thiamine biosynthesis lipoprotein ApbE, whose product is MVKLYRKWLAPSGLAFFLALLLTACGPSQEVRVVQGQVGEMLFQVHYLPVNANQTESRVQGRMEGLIAHLEQQFSSTLPDSQISRLNQWDSTQPVVLTRELEEFIFAGLGAYELSGGELPILSVEDQGEPSIQLRNHQLFKSSRNVQVNMDIVLQGFIVDRLAHLMDLMSIEHYQVSLNGQVRASGFNLEREPWVTRVANAGDFGLKNQALGWSNTPKGELVIVVHDTAASASALSFWLAQMNVEEALQKAERLNIPVDILVDENGASKSYTSTAFKRIFSS
- a CDS encoding Na+-transporting NADH:ubiquinone oxidoreductase subunit F gives rise to the protein MQEIYLGVGMFTVIVLALVVIIMVARSKLVPSGDVQIVINDDESKTITTQPGTKLLGALANAGIFVSSACGGGGSCGQCIVHIKEGGGDILPTERDHISRGEARHGARLSCQVNVKQNMKIELEEEVFGIKKWDCTVRSNDNVATFIKELVLEIPDGESVPFRAGGYIQIEAPPYHVKFKDFDVAERFRGDWEKFGIFNLESKVDDETIRAYSMANYPEEEGMIMLNVRIATPPPSDMSLPPGKMSSYIFSLKAGDKATISGPFGEFFAKETEAEMVFIGGGAGMAPMRSHIFDQMRRLKTKRKVSFWYGARSKREMFYVDDFDMLQRENDNFEWHVALSDPLPEDNWEGYTGFIHNVLFENYLKNHPAPEDCEFYMCGPPVMNAAVINMLKDLGVEDENIMLDDFGG
- a CDS encoding putative transposase — its product is MSVHHKELLSGYLRKRHSVTKLVVHLVFTTKYRRKLFDGYMIQQLREAFESACEKLECDLLEMDGESDHVHLRIAYPPKLAISVMVNNLKSVSSRRIRILNTHIPRQSKSAALWSRSYFACSAGAATIETLKEYVQSQTTPD